The sequence ttaaattatcaaatattttttttaaaattaattaaatattccaaaattagataatatttattaaatattcaaataaagcatttagaaaatgaaagaaattaaaatcaaaacattttaaatttcttaaaattttaaatttcctcCTCCAAACACGTTTTGAGACATCAAGCCTTTCTCTTAAATAATGCTAATGGCCAATAGTTAAATCATATATGAGCTAGGCTAGGCTACTAATCACATATACACTATCAATGGATTGTGCATTTTCCTCCATACAATTCAGAGTCAGTTGAAGCACCATTATCATCAACAATATGCTACTTCAAACTGAAGAGGTTGaagatgcatttttttttaaaagtgtaaaaatagAATAGGATCGGACTGACATATAacaatagaatatatatatatatatatatatatatatatatatatatatatatatatatatatatatatatatatatataaatttcaatgAAATCAATCATGAAGAAAGCTTTTACGAACCTCCACCTCTCACCATTTCATATCTAGCTTTGCTCCGTTTCTTTTTATCTCAACAAACTTAGGCTTTCGCATCAAGCTTAGTTCCAATGCATTTGCTTCAGCTAGCTTTGCAATGGAGGAAGACTGGACTTGGGCATTCTCTTCTTGCATTGCATGTAGAGCTAGGACCGACTCAACGATAAGTAAGagttaaaagaaattttaaaataaattttttactttaaatatattGAACCTTTTtgcaaacaatattttttaaaatgtacgatgctttttttattttataaacactaataacaattttttttagtgggTCTAAAGTGTAATTAAACTTTATTTGCTTTATCATTTGGTCAAACTGTGCAGAGCTCTCTCAAGATGCAATTGAATGATTTCCACAACATCAGCATAAAATCAAGGATCATCTAAACAAACATCTCAAGCAACAATCCTAACAACGAGAACACTATTTATAAATGTCCTACAATTCTTgtcataaaattgaaattgaaataactTGGTAAAGTATTGAACAACATGAAGTGCTATATAAGGAAAGAGAACATGTATCATTTAGTATGAAGAAGACAAATTTAAGACCTACTTGGTTTAAGAAAATGGTTTTTATGGAAAAGTAATGCCTATGTACTTCAAATGAAGCTCAAGGAAAAAGGGAAcgtgaaaagaaagagaggaaaTAAGTTAATTCCCAACCTATGAACAACTCTTCCAATACTTTTTCCTCAAATTTTCCTCTCACTTCTCAACTTCAAATAATACAATTAAATGTGCTGACTGTTCTCATTTTAGAATCTCCTCAGTTTCAGCTAGTTCTTGCCTCAGTTGATCAAACTTTGAACTTCATTCTTGCTTCTCAATCATGAGGATGCCCATATTGTATTGGTAGTCAAGAagctataaaaaaatgaaagtaaaaaataaggtagtaaattttaattattagtgaaGACATTTCGACCTAAACTGTTttcaataaattacaaaagaattttgagGATTTCCTTCACAAAATAAATCTCATGTACTACATTAAAAATATCTGTTTTATTTTAACTGGTTGTTCTGCTAGTTGGTAAAATGAAGTGCATGCCGTGCAGTTggtataagaaaaataagttactTCAAATACCTTATGaaaaattcttattattttagttgaaatttcattttactcttttatttaatttaaaaatcttcTTATCTTTTCATTCAGTGTCTAAAAAAATCCTCGTATTTAATCTTATGTTCTTACTTGTATACGACAATCAATTCGTCAATTATCATCACTACactattttttatagttaattttgtttttgaatcaaatcaactttataaatatttgctgaattattttatatttttctataattaaatGACCTAATTTGTtagcttataaatttttaagtagCTTTCAACTTTTAAACTCCTAATTAActtataacttataattaaGCTAGTAAGCTTATAAGCTAATTTTACCCAACATATAATGTTTGATAATGCATAATATCGATACAACTGTTCACGATATATagaaaaaactgaaaattacATTGATGACAAACCTTAGACACTAGCTCAATACTAAATTGATGTATAACTGAGTTAGAGTCTTAGAGATggtagtgataaaaaaaataagtatctgTCACAGGTGTTTGAGAGGAAAAATTATTCCGTGATTCCGATCACAATGTGTCTGTGGTTCCAACCATCATAAtcgaaaattttaatttatataaaaaaaaaattaatgacactCAATTACATGTGAGGAAGAAATTGTCCCGGATCGACCATAGTTGTCGTGGACTAAATAAGTTCCCGTTTGAGAGACCTGGACTCTCCTACTACTGTAATTTCCAATCCAAATCAGACAATCTCAACTATAATTTAGACAAGTCCCTCTCcccttttaattataatttactgTCTTATGAACAGGTGCAATCTCTTCCCTTTCCGATTGATTCTTGACTCCCACTATCTCAATTAATTATCAACCAGACAATCACTACTTAATAACTTCATGTGGCTCTAATATTCTGTTACCCTTCTTCCCTCATGATGTAATAAACATCTTTAAAAGGTATTTTACTAACAAATGTCCCCAATTAGAAAGAGTAGGTAGTGAAAATTTTTgcaaaaaacaattcaaaataaaataaaggaaggAAACTTtacaaaacaaagaaattacatgaagtttttaatttttttccttattcctaaataaaatgacataagTCAAACAGAAAATAATATCTCACAATTATTgaaacacacttttttttttacatattgaaAGACGCACGATCATATAACTTTGAAAGACACATTATTACACATCACAAACCATCATCAAAATAGATGAGCAAACGACTTTGTTAAACATTGACAATTCCGCGTATTCTTTTTACCCATGGATTAAAGAGCCAGTcctgaaacaaaaagaaacaaccACATTATTGAAAGCACAACATGGAGAATCTAAATTTCAAAGCACTGGAATCCCAATTCCTACCCTTATCAAAACATTACAATGGTGAGATTTTTGAGAGTGAAAAAAGTGCAACTAATAGCTCTTGAGGGAACAGAACATTAACATAAAATTTCTTGTTGCAAGTTAGAcaattttatccttaatttcTATTGGGTGatatagaacaaaaataaaaaaaataaaaaaagcatacAACAGCAGATAAAAGaacttaaaagtaaataaattattttaggaattaaataaaaattacatatccTGATGACTAAACAGTACTAATAAAAATATCCTTTTATAGGAAATCAAACCAAGTATTTCATTTACTTATacttttaagatttaatttattaattaagaaacataCATTGGTAGaaacaaactaataattaaGAGAAAGTGTTGTGAATTAAGAAACGAATAGGAGACACATAAATACATGTAATTCGAATCCATTGTACAGATgttagaaagaaaatgcataccCTTTTATGAATTCTAATGTCTTGAGTGATGAATAATGTGAGTTTTTATTCCTTGTTCGTAGTCTCCGACAGTAACTTTTACAAGGGGTACATGCTGGATGATTGGGTGCTGTGGTCCTTCATTGGGAGTAATGCACTCATTGATCAATTCATCGGACATATGGTCTATAACGAGAACTTGAAGTTTTTCCAAGTGTTGAATGCCAGGAGGTACTGTCTTGATTTCCATTATTTTCCAAATTTTGAGCTTTTCCAAAGAATACAGTGCTCCTTTATCTATAATGATGGATTTCAAGTTAGGGAAGAATCCGAGAGATAGTTCCTTTAATTGATGAAATCCTccattttcaaaatacaaaCTTTCACCTTCATAAGCATCCAACATTTCGAGGAATAACAAATGTGGcatattttgtagtgatttcaATGGATCAATGGTTAACTGGGAGGATCTCAAAGATAATTTTACAAGACTTTGGAGTTGTGGAACCCACTCTGGAAACTTTTTTAACTTCCCATCCAGGCGAAGCTTCTGAAGCATCGGCAGAGGTGAAATAATAGGTAAATCAATGACTCCACCTGCAGTTGTTTCAATGCGTAGTTTCTCCAAGTTTGCCATCTCATTCAGTGAGGAACATAGAGCGCTTCCCTGTTCTTCCTTGACACTAGTCAAGCTTAAGTTCCTTAACTGCTTCAGCTTTCCCAGTTCTCTGATTAATTCTACTTCAACATCCTCCTTAATAAGCATTATCCCCTCCACCTCCTTGTCATTGTTGTCGTTGTCGCCATCATCATTAGTCATAGTTAGCTTGACACGACGCAACGTTTGTAGGGATGCCATGCCTCCGAGACCATTCAATTGAAACAATGTTATATAATCACCCTCCACCTCCTGGTCATTGTTGTCGTTGTCATTGTCGTTGTCGTTGTCGCCATCATCATTAGTCATAGTTAGCTTGACATGACGCAACGTTTGTAGGGATGCCATGCCTCCGAGACCATTCAATTGAAACAATGTTATATAATCACCCAAAAGATGTCGTAGCTTTCTTAGCTTGCAAATCTCCTTTGGAATTTCCTCGACATCTGTATCCCTTATGTCCAAGGTCTCCAGGTTGTGGAGCTTACAGATGAATTCTGGAAGTTGAGTTGGCATCTTTGAACTTCTCAGGTTTAAATACTTCAAGTGTGCTAGATTTCCCAAATTTTCAGGAACAGAAACAGAATACAGTAGAATATCTTTAAAATCAAGTACCTTCAATAGCCTATATTTTGTAGGGATTATTTCCAAAAAGTTGGTGGTACATAATTCTTCTGCAAAAACAAGCAGTGACCGGGTGTGTAAGCTTTCATTTCTCCCCAGTAAATCATTGGAAATAGTTTCTATTGACAAGCGCCGAATCATCCCACTTGACATCGACTCATCTTCTTTAATGATATGCTGGCAGAAACTTAAATCCTTGGATTTTTTAAGAAGCATATCGTGTAGTAAGTCATGAACACGACAACTCTTAGCTTTGCCATCTATGGTAAATGAAGAGACTTGCACTAAACCTCTGCCAATCAACTCTGAAAAATATTGTTGTGCAGTGTCCTCTAAagtttttccttcttcctctcttaCAAATCCTTCAGCTACCCACTGCCAAATTAATCTTTTTGAATTAACTTCATAGTCTTCGGGATATGCTCCAAAATACAGTAAGCATGGTTTTAGATGATATGACAGATCATCATAACTGAAGCCTAAAATCTTTGTTATGCCAATTAAATGGGGATTTTTGTCCATCTCTGAACTCAGGCTTCGCCTAATTTTTTCCCATTCAAATGGGGTCTGTGTTTTGCCTGATAAAAGACTACCAATAGCCACAATTGCCAATGGTAAACCCTTACATTTTTCAACAAAGTCAGAAGAAATTTTCTTGAAATCTTCTGGACAATTTCCATTATTGTGACATGGAAATGCCTTCTTGCAAAAGAGTTCCATAGATTCTTCTTTAGTTAAAGGTTTCAGCTTATGCACCATATCAAAAGGAGATATCATACAAGAGTCTACAACACCATCCATCCTAGTTGTGATAAACACTCTACttccttttttattatcaaGCATGGCATTTTGAATCTGACCCCACAGTTCTATACTCCACACATCATCAAAAATAACAAAGTACCTCTTTGGTTGCAAATACTTTCTCACTTTATGAATCAATGAATCTCGATCCATTTCATCAATTCCTTGAGGAGCTTTCTCTTGTTTGTCTTCTTCGTACAATTTCTTCAACAATTTTCCCAACACTCCTTCCTCAGTGTAGGTTTTAGACACCGTGATCCATGCACAACATTCAAAGTGAGCAGTCACCTTCTGATTGTTGAAAACTCTGCCGGCAAGAGTAGTTTTTCCTAACCCGCCCATTCCTACAACAGAGATGACAGTGCGCTCTGATGGTCCCTCCACTAACCAACCAATCAATTTATCTCTTTGGCCTTCAAGGCCAACAACTTCAGCTTCTTCAAGGTAACGTGAATGCTTTCGAGGGTCATGCCATTGGACACTTTGGCTCCCTCTGTAGCTGCTTGATCCTTTCTCAAGAGAAGGTTTGATTAGGTAGTCATAATCAATACCTTTTTGCTTGATTCCTTGAACAAATGACTTAATCTGCTGAATCTCTGATGCTATTTGATGACGCCGCTTCAAAGATTCAATGAAGTGAGTGATATTGCACTCGAAGAGGAAATTTACACAACCAAAAGCATCATCATGAGGCTGTTGTTCAACAAAGATCATGTATTCGTCAATGACATCTTCTATGCGGAAAGATGCTTCTCTCAACTCCTTCACCCATGCTTTGACTCCCTTGGTTGTGTTGTCTCCTTCTTCTGAAGCCATTCTATCTGCCTTCTCAAGAGAGCTTTGAATGTAATCTAACTCTTTTTGTATGTCCGCAAATTCTTTGGAGATGCTCCAAAGCAGATTTGCTTCATCTCTTATTAGTGATAGCAGAGACACTGCCATTTCCGCCATTTGAGTGTAGCTAGCTTTAATTTCTGTCTGAAGTGTATTGTGAGAGGAGGATTTTGTGATATGAGAATTGTGTTCTTAGACTTATTTATAGCATTCCCAAGTCTTTCTTGAATATTTCGTTAGCAATTTGAGCAAGTTGTGAATATTGATTCTGCTAATGAGTTGAGATTAAACAATTTTAGTTCTATACGTTAATGATATTTGctccaataaaaattaaagcacATGTTAGTTTGAGTTGCCAATCTCCATAGTGGATCTAAGCATGCACGTCAAGTTCACATTTATTTAAGATACATCATTGTAATCTTAATAGAGAAGGTTCACATTCTAAGCTTTGTCCTTTTGCTAATTTATAAATGCAGCTAAACTATATTAGTTGGAAGGAGTGCATGGTTTGCTTTAGtttgataagtttttatttttatttttttaccaactCTTTCACTTTCCCCCTCTTTGTACAAGACTTAATTTTTGCATCTGAAAATGacatgtttgataaaattaattaaaagttaaaatttagttgaaagttagaaatttatgttattaaattgtaagtatttgataaatttatgtgttgaaatagataaaatatgtaaaattacttaaaagataaaaataataaatttttttcttaaataaaaaagaattaaaagaaaatctaatgaatatttaaggacaaaaaaataaatataaggagGTAGAAATTAACGTATCAAAAATCACTACAAGCTACTAAAAAACACTCATTTATTAAatagtcaaataaattttttagttagtaaaataaactagaaactaactaaaatatcttacctaacatacttaataaatgtataattttaacaagttttaattttaaatctatatgAAATTTCTCACAAAGTAAAATTTAGAATGTGTAATTAGGTAAATAATCTAGTCAAGCATTTATTGAACAAAATCTCATCAaatatgagtttttttataGAAAGCTTTTTTGAAAAGGTTTTTATAGTAAGCAtggctttgaatttttttgaaatatgtgtaattatttttataaatattcctatggattttattaataaaaattaaaaagaaattttaaaaatatcataagttatttcaaacattttttaaatatgcaaaatttcgtaaaatttaaaaactgtattatattttattaaattactttATGTTAATGCATCAATGCgatttgaaatataattaaattaattaataaagtacATTTTTACAATTGTTTGAATTATCTAATACAATGCTATTTGAAATACTTGATCTGTAAgataatatatatcatttattggttatcttgaaaataataaaaaataacaatcaaaAGTGTAAGTTTGTCTTGTGCAATTTGATTTTATCGGTCATTTGATCGATCAGTCTAGCTAGCTTTAATTTCTGTCCGGGTATTGTGATATTAGAATTTTGAGTTGATACTTACTTATTGATCAAAAGTTTTCTTACGTCAAACGTGAGAGGAAGACTTTTGAGCTTTCATGTCTGTtaaattttcagtttttgaTATAATAGAGCCAGTTGCCAAATATTATGATTTAGCTTATCTGTAAATGagattaaacaattttattagttgtttgtCAAATGATCTTAGTTGcacctataaaaattaaacccaTTCTGCTAATCCACATGGaggccattttttttttaataatccttGCAAGTAGTAAACAAAATAGCTAGCACCAGCTGGTAGGGGTACCTTAAGTTGACTTTATATGTAATaaacattattcttttttagtcGTTATAGCGCAAGTAGTTAATCTCGTGATTTAACTATATTAGGACAAAAAACACCTACGCTTTGTCATTGACAACTATTTAAAGTCTCATTTGAGGTGGTCGTAAGTttttagtttcatgttttaaaacttaaccttaaaaagaaaacatgttcGAAAAAATgggattaaaataatttttaaattaattttaaagatattttaactCACTTTtgaaacagaagaaaaaaaaaaaaacagaagttTTAATTATACTTCTAGTGGAAGCAATTTGTCTCGTGCAATTTGATTTTAGCCGGCATTGCAGTCTAGCTAGCTTTAATTTCAGTCCGTGTATTGTGATATGAGAATTTTGTGTTGAGACTTATTCATCCAAAGTAATCTTACGTCAAAAGTGAAAGGAAGACTTTTGAGCTTTCATTCgtctttttcaaatattttctttgttttattttttgacattaTAGAGCC comes from Glycine soja cultivar W05 chromosome 20, ASM419377v2, whole genome shotgun sequence and encodes:
- the LOC114402659 gene encoding disease resistance protein RPM1-like, yielding MAEMAVSLLSLIRDEANLLWSISKEFADIQKELDYIQSSLEKADRMASEEGDNTTKGVKAWVKELREASFRIEDVIDEYMIFVEQQPHDDAFGCVNFLFECNITHFIESLKRRHQIASEIQQIKSFVQGIKQKGIDYDYLIKPSLEKGSSSYRGSQSVQWHDPRKHSRYLEEAEVVGLEGQRDKLIGWLVEGPSERTVISVVGMGGLGKTTLAGRVFNNQKVTAHFECCAWITVSKTYTEEGVLGKLLKKLYEEDKQEKAPQGIDEMDRDSLIHKVRKYLQPKRYFVIFDDVWSIELWGQIQNAMLDNKKGSRVFITTRMDGVVDSCMISPFDMVHKLKPLTKEESMELFCKKAFPCHNNGNCPEDFKKISSDFVEKCKGLPLAIVAIGSLLSGKTQTPFEWEKIRRSLSSEMDKNPHLIGITKILGFSYDDLSYHLKPCLLYFGAYPEDYEVNSKRLIWQWVAEGFVREEEGKTLEDTAQQYFSELIGRGLVQVSSFTIDGKAKSCRVHDLLHDMLLKKSKDLSFCQHIIKEDESMSSGMIRRLSIETISNDLLGRNESLHTRSLLVFAEELCTTNFLEIIPTKYRLLKVLDFKDILLYSVSVPENLGNLAHLKYLNLRSSKMPTQLPEFICKLHNLETLDIRDTDVEEIPKEICKLRKLRHLLGDYITLFQLNGLGGMASLQTLRHVKLTMTNDDGDNDNDNDNDNNDQEVEGDYITLFQLNGLGGMASLQTLRRVKLTMTNDDGDNDNNDKEVEGIMLIKEDVEVELIRELGKLKQLRNLSLTSVKEEQGSALCSSLNEMANLEKLRIETTAGGVIDLPIISPLPMLQKLRLDGKLKKFPEWVPQLQSLVKLSLRSSQLTIDPLKSLQNMPHLLFLEMLDAYEGESLYFENGGFHQLKELSLGFFPNLKSIIIDKGALYSLEKLKIWKIMEIKTVPPGIQHLEKLQVLVIDHMSDELINECITPNEGPQHPIIQHVPLVKVTVGDYEQGIKTHIIHHSRH